One window of the Streptococcus parasanguinis ATCC 15912 genome contains the following:
- a CDS encoding alpha-L-fucosidase: MGKRLVDQRIRFGIRKLSVGVCSVVVATCFLGATTSYAEEQAENSEPREERVETSDVDHQGKEEKTVNEHQEESEHASAATSEKENGAVSQGTEASQPATSLDEEPEIADYGPLPSKAQMQYHREELAAFIHFGMNTYYDREWGDGQEDPYYFYPEHLDTDQWIKTLKDAGFKRTIMVVKHHDGFLLYPSKYTDHTIAKSGWKDGKGDVLAEVSASASKYDMGMGVYLSPWDAHSPLYHVDTEDQYNEYYLNQLKEILEDPKYGNKGKFVEVWMDGARGDGAQKVTYTFDKWFEAIRKAQGDIAIFSAEPTNVRWIGNEKGIAGDPVWQKVNPDKIRNNPSNSYLNHGDPEGKQYSVGEADVSIRSGWFYHDNQEPKSLRELMDIYFKSVGRGTPLLLNIPPNQDGKFADADVARLKEFRQTLDQLYSVNYAAGALVEADSTRCNPLYKASHLTDGDEKTSWAPADDAKTGSFVLDLGKERHFDVVELKETIEKGQRISGFTIDVAVNGQWVPYGAGSTVGYRRLIKGQPVDSRYIRVSITDAQATPILNGVSVYKTPASIEETDGYPLGLTYHSDRTAERANGQWNEEGEGVRGTSMWTKKKGASVTYQFEGTKAYVVATVDPGHGEMDVYVDGQKLATVNTQSPSRKRSQKVYETPDLAAGSHTLTLVNSKGDAIATEGIYALNNQEKGLFEFAQPTLAVKKGDPAQVVVKRKGGSKGSASLKLITEPGTGVHGKVYKDTNVTLEFADGETEKTVQVPTLDFAGKATDVYDFKVKLLHPDQGSLVGFIPELTVQVMNEDQLPKNRKEVDDQDPKLHYSQGWHHETDNKDFSNGTESWSSFNQVTDEEGKKHIEVTITFKGTGVEVRGVVDPSHGLYSVTLDGKEIAFEEGRGHDYEIDGDHYFSGYGDQRKLDQSLVNLQGLAKGYHQLRLHLDPALNDPQSSRAIQVDRFILSGKDSQLLSQEELQQIIREGVEKIKATSLERLKADLKPTVQGQLTDLTQLLDQERPDLVAAANQVEALETILEDARNYEPLTQTRPDQGVRDLILEKPELLIEAEEIPFESQTRENKDLAKGESRILQAGKVGRRLKLIEVRQEEGKEIRTEVDAFVEVEAQDQITEVGTKEAEESSLIADMPTPTTPVTPSKEQPEVMTLSQTEDKKEKERPVLLQLKTPEAVSVLTSDHSEKEGVESPTLQSEGKLPQTGTKESGFFAWLGLLGLGFLGGGAKFARRKE, encoded by the coding sequence ATGGGAAAAAGATTAGTTGATCAGAGAATTCGATTTGGCATTCGTAAACTCTCGGTAGGCGTCTGCTCGGTAGTCGTAGCGACTTGTTTTTTAGGAGCTACTACCAGTTACGCAGAGGAACAAGCTGAGAATAGTGAACCACGTGAAGAACGGGTTGAAACAAGCGATGTCGATCACCAAGGAAAGGAGGAGAAAACTGTGAACGAGCACCAAGAAGAATCAGAGCATGCCTCAGCAGCTACTAGTGAGAAAGAAAACGGCGCAGTCAGTCAAGGGACAGAAGCAAGCCAACCAGCCACTTCTCTAGATGAGGAGCCTGAGATTGCAGACTATGGTCCGCTTCCAAGCAAGGCCCAAATGCAATACCACCGCGAAGAACTAGCAGCCTTCATCCACTTTGGGATGAATACCTACTACGATCGTGAATGGGGAGATGGGCAAGAAGACCCTTATTATTTTTATCCAGAGCATCTGGATACCGATCAGTGGATCAAAACACTCAAGGACGCGGGCTTCAAACGGACCATCATGGTCGTCAAGCACCATGATGGCTTCCTCTTGTACCCTTCCAAATACACCGACCATACCATTGCCAAAAGTGGTTGGAAAGATGGAAAAGGCGATGTCCTAGCCGAGGTTTCTGCTTCTGCCAGCAAGTATGACATGGGCATGGGGGTCTATCTCTCTCCTTGGGATGCTCACAGCCCGCTCTACCATGTGGATACAGAGGACCAATACAATGAATACTATCTCAACCAGCTTAAGGAAATCCTTGAAGATCCAAAATATGGGAACAAGGGTAAATTCGTAGAAGTCTGGATGGATGGAGCGCGTGGCGATGGGGCTCAAAAAGTCACCTATACCTTTGACAAGTGGTTTGAAGCCATTCGCAAGGCCCAAGGGGATATTGCCATCTTCTCAGCTGAGCCGACCAATGTTCGTTGGATTGGAAATGAAAAGGGGATTGCCGGAGATCCGGTTTGGCAAAAGGTCAATCCAGATAAGATCCGCAACAATCCATCTAATAGTTACCTCAATCACGGGGATCCGGAAGGGAAGCAATACTCAGTGGGAGAAGCGGATGTTTCTATTCGCTCCGGCTGGTTTTATCATGACAATCAAGAGCCTAAGTCCTTGCGCGAATTGATGGACATTTACTTCAAATCGGTCGGCCGTGGAACCCCGCTTCTGCTCAATATTCCACCCAACCAAGACGGGAAATTTGCGGATGCCGATGTGGCCCGTTTGAAAGAATTCCGTCAGACCTTGGACCAACTCTACAGTGTGAACTATGCGGCAGGAGCTTTAGTAGAAGCTGACTCGACACGATGCAATCCGCTCTACAAGGCCAGCCATTTGACAGATGGCGATGAAAAGACCAGTTGGGCACCTGCAGATGATGCCAAGACCGGCTCTTTTGTTCTCGATCTTGGAAAAGAGCGACACTTTGATGTAGTAGAGCTCAAAGAAACGATTGAGAAAGGCCAACGGATTTCCGGTTTTACTATTGATGTGGCAGTGAATGGCCAATGGGTTCCTTATGGAGCTGGTTCAACTGTGGGATACCGCCGATTGATCAAAGGGCAACCAGTTGATAGTCGCTATATCCGGGTGTCCATCACTGATGCCCAAGCTACTCCAATCTTGAACGGAGTCTCTGTCTATAAGACCCCAGCTAGCATTGAAGAAACCGATGGCTATCCGCTTGGTTTGACTTATCATTCTGATCGGACAGCTGAGCGGGCCAATGGCCAGTGGAATGAAGAGGGAGAAGGTGTTCGAGGCACCTCTATGTGGACCAAGAAAAAGGGAGCTTCGGTGACCTATCAATTTGAAGGCACCAAAGCCTATGTGGTCGCAACTGTCGACCCTGGTCACGGGGAAATGGATGTCTATGTCGATGGCCAAAAGCTAGCGACCGTCAATACCCAAAGTCCAAGCCGCAAACGTAGCCAAAAGGTCTATGAAACACCGGACTTGGCAGCAGGATCCCACACCTTGACCTTGGTCAATAGCAAGGGAGATGCGATCGCAACGGAAGGGATTTATGCTCTCAATAACCAAGAAAAGGGTCTCTTTGAGTTTGCTCAGCCAACCCTAGCCGTTAAGAAAGGCGACCCAGCGCAAGTCGTCGTCAAGAGAAAAGGTGGCTCTAAAGGAAGTGCCAGTCTGAAATTAATCACAGAACCAGGAACAGGGGTTCATGGTAAGGTCTACAAAGATACCAATGTCACCCTTGAGTTCGCTGATGGCGAAACAGAAAAAACAGTCCAAGTTCCAACCCTTGATTTTGCAGGAAAAGCGACCGACGTCTATGACTTTAAGGTCAAATTGCTCCATCCGGATCAAGGAAGTCTGGTCGGCTTTATTCCAGAACTGACAGTCCAAGTAATGAACGAGGACCAGTTGCCAAAAAATCGCAAAGAAGTAGATGACCAAGATCCGAAACTGCACTATAGCCAAGGTTGGCACCATGAGACGGACAACAAAGACTTCTCAAATGGCACAGAATCTTGGTCGAGCTTTAACCAAGTGACCGATGAAGAAGGCAAGAAACACATTGAAGTGACCATCACTTTTAAGGGAACCGGTGTGGAGGTCCGAGGAGTAGTCGACCCAAGTCATGGTCTCTACAGCGTCACTCTGGATGGAAAAGAAATAGCCTTCGAAGAAGGGCGTGGCCATGATTATGAGATCGACGGCGACCATTATTTCAGTGGCTATGGAGACCAACGCAAGCTCGACCAGAGTTTGGTCAATCTGCAAGGTCTAGCAAAAGGCTACCACCAGCTACGCTTGCACCTAGATCCAGCCCTCAATGACCCTCAGTCATCTAGAGCCATCCAGGTAGATCGATTTATCCTATCAGGGAAAGATAGCCAGTTGCTCAGTCAAGAAGAGCTACAACAGATCATCAGAGAAGGAGTAGAAAAGATCAAGGCTACTTCTCTCGAGCGCTTGAAAGCAGACCTCAAACCGACGGTTCAAGGACAATTGACGGACTTGACGCAGTTGTTGGATCAAGAGCGACCAGATTTGGTTGCTGCAGCTAATCAAGTGGAAGCCCTTGAAACTATCTTAGAAGATGCTCGCAATTATGAACCGCTGACGCAGACACGACCAGATCAAGGTGTTCGGGATTTGATTCTTGAAAAACCAGAACTTCTCATCGAAGCGGAGGAGATTCCATTTGAGAGTCAAACACGTGAGAACAAGGACTTGGCCAAGGGCGAGAGCCGGATCCTTCAAGCAGGGAAGGTCGGACGCCGGCTGAAATTGATTGAGGTTCGACAAGAAGAAGGCAAAGAAATTCGGACAGAAGTCGATGCCTTTGTCGAAGTGGAGGCTCAGGACCAGATCACAGAAGTCGGAACGAAGGAAGCGGAAGAAAGTTCGTTGATAGCTGATATGCCGACTCCTACCACTCCTGTCACTCCAAGTAAGGAGCAGCCAGAAGTTATGACTCTTTCTCAAACAGAAGACAAAAAAGAAAAAGAAAGACCCGTTCTCTTGCAACTGAAAACCCCAGAAGCAGTTTCTGTTTTGACTTCAGACCATTCGGAAAAAGAAGGTGTTGAAAGTCCGACTCTGCAATCGGAAGGAAAACTTCCTCAAACCGGTACAAAAGAAAGTGGTTTCTTTGCTTGGTTAGGCCTTCTTGGTCTAGGATTCTTGGGCGGAGGCGCGAAATTCGCTCGTCGCAAAGAGTAG
- a CDS encoding Ig-like domain-containing protein, translating to MGKSFFEKRPVFSIRKLSVGACSVVIGISALGLSRVHAEEKPALESEPTSMETLSVVTENSETEVPEAGARVSEAPAVITPTRAEEKPAPQGEGQPVSASSERATGTEETAAPDQNRVAEDIVQDRERDFNKDWYFKLNAAPGAEGRQVDVKDWKKLDLPHDWSIFFDFDHNSPAQNEGGQLNGGDAWYRKTFRLDDKDLDKKVRLEFGGVYMDSKVYVNGQFVGHYPNGYNAFSYDITPYLNADGSENTIAVHVVNQQPSSRWYSGSGIYRDVKLSVTDKVHLAQYGTTITTPQLEKQQNGAVDTVVKSRIVNQDDQAHSIYAEYEIVDQNGQVVSEKTRSEAQAVLAGQEINLSQTLHVEKPTLWDVKTDHPALYTLYTRVYRDSQLVDVQKERFGYRYLNWTPEGGFFLNGVATKFHGVSLHHDHGALGAEENYKAEYRRLKQMKDMGVNAIRTTHNPASEQTLQIAAELGLMVQEEAFDTWYGGKKQYDYGRFFEKDATHPEARKGDTWSDYDLRTMVERGKNNPAIVMWSIGNEVGEADGSDKSVATVRRLVKTIKNVDATRYVTMGADKFRFGDGSGGHEKVAAELDAVGFNYSEANYESLRAKHPHWLIYGSETSSATRTRGSYYHPEREWVGSNQEDRHYEQSDYGNDRVGWGRTATASWTFDRDHAGYAGQFIWTGTDYIGEPTPWHNQNDTPVKSSYFGIVDTAGLPKNDFYLYQSQWVSAEKHPMVHLLPHWNWDNPELANRVMDEEGRIPVRAFSNAHSVELIVNGESQGVKTFTKKTTADGRTYQEGANPDELYLEWLVPYVPGKVEAIARNEAGEVIAKDQVETAGKAAGVRLLKEEHAIAADGKDLTYITYEIVDKEGRVVPTANNLVHFHLHGQGQIVGVDNGEQASRERYKAQEDGSWQRKAFNGKGVVIVKSTEQAGAFTLYADSDRLQSDQVSLFTGKKDQAERTVLGVEPVRQSAYLGEEPTLPSKVNVVYSDGKAQEEAVEWDAADYSRAGQVRVTGHVQGRTVEALVDVIGVEQVLPVIKQIPQGANLATVDKAVQLVFTDGTTAHYEVDQWTLEAGQEDQLSTPGARLKATGLLGNGETVQATLVVAGGDVAEAKKPTVQLDGVALPKFGSGNHTIFRSLAYGQEPGQVTASAENAQVTVLQASRENGLKAQIFVTAKDTGAVQTYVVQFQEESPRIERLELRLPEGQELKEDQTVPLEVIAHYQDGSLASLKADQIDVKTRAGSQGKAVTTKKGLELREAGLVHLEANFQGQTGEVSFTITPNPEEKTVVKVRPVRISTDRNMLPALPETVLVEYDKGFPKEKHVTWDAVTADQVRDYHSFTVTGHVEGVEKEAQAQVTVEGIIAVEEVSTTTPVGEKPALPESVRTYHSNGKTYTAKVAWDAVDPQLLAKEGEVILSGRVEGTDLSTRLHIRVSANTVKGANVAEQWTGSVLPLAFASDSNDADPVAKVNDKVISFTDAPANRWTNWGRDNAEDSVGILFGDSGILTKRAVDNLHVGFHEDHGVGAPSEYVIEYYTGEQIPTVPSNPNRVKDETDHPFNNPANWKEVSNLTVEEPVAAGKMNHFSFDKVDTYAVRIRMKTPEGKRGSSISEIQVFANKVAAEEKSQVTIRVNGEVLPGVNPSVTDYYIDARDRAYPQVEATASHHGLATVVPSVHEGEPIRVIHKAEDGTILQEYRLHLTSDAEKLKQAVPVAVEAGSRFVKVGQDLVLPSTVGVYFQGDTGYERKELTVDWQAIPADALSHEGSFTLEGKVLGYDLTAQLTVRVSEKTGENLSVNRDYNAEDTRAFASETNDLDPNQIDYIDYINDGGYNEYYRWTNWKREPEQTEAFAGLIFKKNGQVTERLVNKVAVDFFADQETGLPTKTVLERYIGPDFEVPDDYGNLKNLPDHPFNQASNWEEIPYSLDYDFEAGYISNLSFNETRTKAIRLRMVRDENLKGIGIIELSAYAPTEEAQATTDVTIQVNGKDLEGFKPDVTDYHLEYEGDRPIVSAQGKNGTAVTVIDAKSANAPVLVKVVSEDGKLEKVYQLSLSAKAPTGSAIPEEGVKNLVHTKPELVIEPEEMDFERLERPNADLPKGEKRVVQEGQKGRKLRLVEVSQENGVESRKELDAFVELDPVAEITEVGTKEVLPDTPQPEPQPQPEPQPLPNPETSHVSEGPVATATPQASLEVKAVRQEGTDAAGEEVEKTAQTPAVSAAPVSEGRLPNTGTEESVASLVAGILAAGLASAVLDDQKKRSKKAK from the coding sequence ATGGGAAAGTCTTTTTTTGAAAAGCGTCCTGTTTTTAGTATTCGTAAGCTCTCAGTTGGAGCTTGTTCTGTTGTGATTGGGATTTCTGCCTTGGGTCTTTCAAGGGTCCATGCGGAAGAAAAGCCAGCCCTCGAAAGTGAACCGACTTCGATGGAGACACTAAGTGTTGTGACGGAAAACTCAGAAACGGAAGTTCCTGAAGCTGGTGCAAGGGTTTCAGAAGCTCCAGCTGTCATCACCCCTACCAGAGCTGAGGAAAAGCCAGCGCCTCAAGGCGAAGGCCAGCCCGTTTCAGCTTCATCTGAGCGTGCTACAGGAACAGAAGAAACAGCTGCTCCAGACCAAAATCGTGTAGCGGAGGATATTGTGCAAGATCGAGAACGTGATTTTAATAAAGATTGGTATTTTAAATTAAATGCAGCTCCTGGTGCAGAAGGGCGTCAAGTGGATGTCAAGGATTGGAAAAAATTAGATCTTCCTCATGACTGGTCTATTTTCTTTGATTTCGATCACAACTCTCCTGCTCAAAATGAAGGGGGGCAATTAAACGGAGGGGATGCTTGGTATCGTAAGACCTTCCGTTTGGACGACAAAGATCTAGATAAGAAGGTCCGCTTGGAATTTGGCGGGGTTTATATGGATTCCAAAGTCTATGTAAACGGACAATTCGTCGGTCATTATCCAAATGGCTACAATGCCTTTTCTTATGATATTACCCCTTATTTGAATGCGGATGGAAGCGAGAATACCATTGCGGTTCATGTGGTCAATCAACAACCAAGTAGCCGTTGGTATTCAGGTAGTGGGATTTACCGGGATGTTAAGCTGAGTGTAACGGACAAGGTTCATTTAGCGCAGTATGGGACTACGATTACGACCCCTCAGTTGGAAAAACAGCAAAATGGGGCAGTAGATACAGTGGTGAAGAGTCGCATTGTTAACCAGGATGATCAAGCCCATAGTATTTATGCAGAATATGAAATTGTCGATCAAAATGGCCAAGTGGTGAGCGAAAAAACGCGCAGTGAAGCACAAGCTGTTCTAGCAGGTCAAGAGATCAACCTATCTCAAACCTTGCATGTTGAAAAACCAACCCTCTGGGATGTGAAAACGGATCATCCAGCTCTCTATACCTTGTATACGCGGGTTTATCGGGATTCGCAGTTGGTCGATGTGCAAAAGGAACGCTTTGGCTATCGCTATCTGAACTGGACGCCAGAAGGTGGCTTCTTCCTCAATGGGGTGGCGACGAAATTCCACGGGGTATCTCTTCACCATGACCACGGGGCTCTTGGAGCTGAGGAAAATTACAAGGCTGAATACCGTCGTCTCAAACAGATGAAGGATATGGGAGTCAATGCGATCCGGACGACCCACAACCCAGCGAGTGAACAAACTTTGCAAATTGCAGCTGAGTTGGGCTTGATGGTCCAAGAAGAAGCTTTTGATACCTGGTATGGTGGCAAGAAACAATACGATTACGGTCGTTTCTTTGAAAAGGATGCCACTCACCCAGAAGCACGGAAAGGCGATACTTGGTCCGATTACGATCTACGGACCATGGTAGAGCGGGGCAAGAACAATCCAGCCATTGTCATGTGGTCGATCGGTAACGAAGTCGGTGAAGCAGATGGTTCAGACAAATCTGTCGCAACTGTTCGTCGGTTGGTCAAGACCATCAAGAACGTGGATGCAACCCGCTATGTCACTATGGGAGCCGATAAATTCCGCTTTGGTGATGGCTCAGGAGGCCATGAAAAGGTAGCAGCAGAGCTTGATGCGGTTGGCTTCAACTATTCAGAAGCCAACTATGAAAGCTTACGGGCGAAACATCCACACTGGCTCATTTATGGTTCTGAAACCTCTTCTGCGACGCGGACACGGGGCTCTTACTACCATCCTGAAAGAGAATGGGTAGGAAGCAACCAAGAAGACCGCCACTATGAACAATCAGACTACGGCAATGACCGGGTTGGTTGGGGTCGGACAGCGACAGCCTCTTGGACCTTTGACCGTGATCATGCCGGCTATGCAGGACAATTTATCTGGACCGGTACCGACTATATCGGTGAGCCAACCCCATGGCACAACCAAAATGACACACCTGTGAAAAGTTCTTATTTCGGTATTGTCGATACTGCCGGCCTTCCAAAGAATGATTTTTATCTTTACCAAAGTCAATGGGTATCGGCTGAGAAACATCCGATGGTCCATCTTTTGCCACATTGGAACTGGGACAATCCAGAATTAGCCAATCGTGTCATGGATGAAGAAGGTCGGATTCCTGTTCGTGCCTTCTCCAATGCCCACAGTGTGGAATTGATTGTCAATGGGGAATCACAAGGAGTGAAGACCTTTACCAAGAAGACCACAGCTGATGGCCGGACTTACCAAGAAGGGGCAAATCCGGATGAACTCTATCTAGAGTGGTTGGTCCCTTATGTACCAGGTAAAGTGGAAGCTATTGCGCGCAACGAAGCAGGAGAAGTGATCGCGAAAGATCAAGTCGAAACAGCCGGCAAGGCTGCGGGTGTTCGTTTGTTGAAAGAAGAACATGCGATCGCAGCGGACGGTAAGGATTTGACCTATATTACCTATGAAATCGTCGATAAAGAAGGTCGTGTCGTACCAACAGCCAATAATTTGGTGCATTTCCATTTGCATGGACAGGGCCAAATTGTTGGTGTCGATAATGGGGAACAAGCCAGCCGTGAACGCTACAAAGCGCAGGAAGATGGCTCATGGCAACGCAAAGCCTTCAATGGCAAAGGGGTTGTGATTGTCAAATCAACTGAGCAGGCGGGTGCCTTTACTCTGTATGCAGACTCAGATCGCTTGCAATCAGACCAAGTCAGCCTCTTTACAGGTAAGAAGGACCAAGCAGAACGCACTGTATTAGGTGTGGAACCTGTTCGACAAAGTGCTTATCTAGGAGAAGAACCAACCTTGCCAAGTAAGGTCAATGTGGTCTATAGCGATGGCAAAGCCCAAGAAGAAGCCGTTGAATGGGATGCGGCAGACTATAGCCGTGCTGGCCAAGTCCGTGTGACAGGTCATGTTCAAGGACGCACGGTCGAAGCTCTGGTCGATGTGATCGGCGTGGAACAAGTCCTTCCAGTCATCAAACAAATCCCACAGGGAGCAAATCTAGCGACGGTGGATAAGGCTGTGCAATTAGTTTTCACCGATGGGACCACTGCCCACTATGAGGTCGATCAATGGACCTTGGAAGCTGGTCAAGAAGATCAGTTGTCCACACCAGGAGCACGCTTGAAAGCGACAGGACTCCTAGGCAATGGGGAAACGGTCCAAGCGACACTAGTGGTTGCAGGAGGAGATGTAGCCGAGGCTAAGAAACCAACGGTTCAGCTAGATGGAGTAGCTCTTCCAAAATTTGGTAGTGGCAACCATACTATTTTCCGTTCCCTCGCTTATGGTCAAGAGCCAGGTCAAGTCACAGCAAGTGCAGAAAATGCCCAAGTGACGGTCCTACAAGCTAGCCGCGAAAATGGTTTGAAAGCTCAAATCTTTGTAACTGCTAAGGATACGGGAGCAGTACAGACCTATGTGGTACAATTCCAAGAAGAAAGTCCACGGATTGAGCGCCTAGAATTGCGTCTGCCAGAAGGGCAAGAACTCAAGGAAGACCAAACGGTACCACTTGAAGTCATTGCCCATTACCAAGATGGTAGTCTAGCGAGTCTGAAAGCAGATCAAATCGATGTGAAGACAAGAGCTGGTAGTCAAGGAAAAGCAGTTACGACTAAGAAAGGTTTGGAATTGCGGGAAGCAGGGCTGGTTCATTTAGAAGCCAACTTCCAAGGACAAACAGGAGAAGTCAGCTTTACCATCACGCCAAATCCAGAAGAAAAGACGGTTGTCAAGGTGCGTCCTGTACGAATCAGTACCGATCGAAACATGTTGCCAGCTCTTCCAGAAACCGTCTTGGTTGAGTATGACAAGGGATTCCCTAAAGAAAAACACGTGACCTGGGATGCTGTAACAGCGGATCAGGTTAGGGATTACCATAGCTTTACAGTCACCGGTCATGTAGAGGGTGTGGAGAAAGAAGCCCAAGCTCAAGTGACGGTTGAAGGCATTATCGCTGTAGAAGAAGTCAGCACTACCACTCCAGTCGGCGAAAAACCAGCTCTTCCAGAAAGCGTACGGACCTATCACTCTAATGGCAAGACCTATACTGCCAAGGTGGCATGGGATGCGGTCGATCCGCAACTCTTGGCCAAAGAAGGAGAAGTTATCCTCTCTGGTCGTGTAGAAGGAACCGATCTTTCAACGCGTCTTCATATTCGTGTTTCCGCAAACACAGTCAAGGGGGCCAACGTAGCAGAGCAATGGACAGGCTCTGTCTTGCCACTCGCTTTTGCAAGTGATTCTAACGATGCGGATCCAGTTGCTAAGGTCAATGATAAGGTCATCTCCTTTACCGATGCTCCAGCTAACCGTTGGACCAACTGGGGCCGTGATAATGCGGAAGATTCGGTTGGGATCTTGTTTGGGGATTCTGGTATCTTGACTAAGCGAGCAGTGGACAACCTCCATGTAGGTTTCCACGAAGACCACGGCGTTGGAGCTCCAAGTGAATATGTGATTGAGTACTATACAGGGGAACAAATCCCAACAGTTCCAAGCAATCCAAATCGTGTTAAAGACGAAACAGACCATCCATTTAACAATCCAGCTAACTGGAAAGAAGTCAGCAACCTAACCGTTGAAGAACCGGTAGCAGCTGGCAAGATGAATCATTTCAGTTTTGATAAAGTCGACACCTATGCCGTTCGGATCCGCATGAAGACACCAGAAGGCAAACGTGGAAGCTCTATTTCAGAGATTCAGGTATTTGCCAATAAGGTTGCGGCAGAAGAAAAGAGCCAGGTGACCATTCGTGTCAACGGTGAGGTTTTACCAGGTGTTAATCCAAGTGTGACCGATTACTACATCGATGCGCGTGATCGGGCTTATCCACAAGTGGAAGCGACAGCCAGCCATCACGGTCTTGCAACGGTTGTGCCAAGTGTCCATGAAGGGGAGCCAATCCGTGTCATCCATAAAGCAGAAGACGGCACCATCTTACAAGAATACCGCCTCCATCTCACAAGCGATGCAGAAAAATTGAAACAAGCTGTCCCAGTAGCAGTGGAAGCAGGTAGCCGTTTTGTGAAAGTCGGTCAAGATCTGGTTCTACCATCTACCGTAGGCGTTTACTTCCAAGGGGACACAGGCTATGAACGCAAGGAACTTACGGTGGACTGGCAGGCTATCCCAGCTGATGCGCTTTCTCACGAAGGTAGCTTCACGTTAGAAGGAAAGGTCCTCGGTTATGATCTGACAGCTCAGCTGACTGTCCGGGTGTCAGAAAAGACAGGAGAGAACCTTTCTGTGAACCGTGACTACAATGCAGAGGATACCAGGGCATTTGCCAGTGAAACCAATGATCTCGATCCAAATCAAATCGACTATATCGATTACATCAACGATGGTGGCTACAACGAATACTATCGTTGGACCAACTGGAAGAGAGAACCAGAACAAACCGAAGCCTTTGCTGGTCTCATCTTCAAGAAAAATGGTCAAGTAACAGAGCGTTTGGTCAATAAAGTAGCGGTCGACTTCTTTGCAGATCAGGAAACAGGCCTACCAACGAAAACCGTTCTTGAACGCTATATTGGTCCAGACTTTGAGGTTCCGGATGATTATGGCAATCTGAAGAATCTTCCAGATCATCCATTTAACCAAGCCTCTAACTGGGAAGAAATTCCTTATAGCTTAGATTATGACTTTGAAGCTGGCTATATCTCTAACCTCAGCTTCAATGAAACCAGAACCAAAGCCATCCGTTTAAGAATGGTTCGTGATGAAAATCTTAAAGGAATCGGAATCATTGAATTGAGTGCCTATGCCCCAACAGAAGAGGCTCAGGCAACAACTGATGTCACGATCCAAGTCAATGGCAAAGATCTAGAAGGCTTTAAACCAGATGTGACAGATTATCATCTAGAGTATGAGGGGGATCGTCCAATCGTTTCAGCACAAGGCAAGAATGGAACAGCCGTTACGGTCATCGATGCTAAAAGTGCCAATGCTCCGGTTCTTGTCAAGGTTGTCTCAGAAGATGGCAAGCTCGAAAAAGTATATCAACTTTCTCTATCCGCAAAAGCACCTACAGGCTCAGCCATTCCCGAAGAAGGGGTTAAGAATCTGGTCCACACCAAACCAGAGTTGGTGATTGAGCCAGAAGAGATGGACTTTGAACGCCTAGAACGTCCAAATGCGGATCTTCCAAAAGGTGAGAAACGTGTGGTTCAAGAAGGTCAAAAAGGCCGCAAATTGCGCTTGGTGGAAGTTTCTCAAGAAAATGGTGTGGAAAGCCGGAAGGAACTGGATGCCTTTGTAGAGCTAGATCCAGTGGCAGAAATCACAGAGGTGGGCACGAAAGAAGTGCTTCCAGACACTCCACAACCAGAACCACAACCGCAGCCAGAGCCACAACCGCTTCCGAACCCAGAGACTTCTCATGTCTCAGAAGGACCAGTAGCTACCGCAACTCCTCAAGCATCTCTTGAGGTCAAAGCGGTGCGCCAGGAAGGGACAGATGCAGCAGGGGAGGAAGTCGAGAAAACCGCTCAAACACCAGCAGTTTCAGCTGCTCCAGTTTCCGAAGGTAGATTACCAAATACGGGAACGGAAGAAAGCGTCGCAAGCCTCGTTGCTGGAATCCTAGCAGCAGGCCTTGCCAGTGCTGTGCTGGACGATCAGAAAAAAAGATCCAAAAAGGCCAAGTAA
- a CDS encoding Dps family protein, with protein MTTMKHEAATDVATFAPSNKETLPETKALLNQVVADLYVAHIALHQVHWYMRGRGFMVWHPKMDEYMDSLDATLDEVSERLITLGGAPYSSMTEFLEHSNIEERRGTFTKNVEESLTRVLEIFHYLDGLYQKALDVTDAEGDDVTNDIFVGAKAELEKNIWMLAAELGQEPGL; from the coding sequence ATGACAACTATGAAACATGAAGCAGCTACTGATGTAGCAACTTTTGCACCTTCTAATAAAGAAACTCTTCCAGAAACAAAAGCCCTCTTGAACCAAGTCGTAGCAGATCTCTACGTCGCTCACATTGCCCTTCACCAAGTACACTGGTATATGCGTGGACGTGGCTTTATGGTTTGGCATCCAAAAATGGACGAATACATGGACAGCTTGGATGCAACCTTGGATGAAGTGAGCGAACGCTTGATCACTCTTGGTGGCGCTCCTTATTCTAGCATGACTGAATTTTTGGAACACAGCAATATTGAAGAACGCCGTGGAACATTTACGAAAAATGTAGAAGAAAGCTTAACACGTGTTCTTGAAATCTTCCATTACCTAGATGGACTTTACCAAAAAGCTTTGGATGTTACCGACGCTGAAGGCGACGATGTAACCAACGATATCTTTGTTGGGGCAAAAGCAGAGCTTGAAAAGAACATTTGGATGCTTGCTGCTGAACTTGGTCAAGAACCAGGATTATAA